The genomic segment GTACCCGGCGGCGGTGCGCGGCACGCCGCAGGCGGTGCGGCCGGCGGCGTAGAGGCCGGGGATGGGGCGCTTGTCGAGCGTGAGGACTTCGCCGGTGGGGAGTGTGTCGAGGCCGCCGAGGGTGAAGTAGGGGTAGAGGGCGCCGTGGCCGGGGGTGCAGTCGAGCGCGGCGTAGGGCGGGGCGAGGGGCTTGAGCCACTCGGGGCTCTTGTGGAAGAGGGGGTCTTCGCCGCGCGCGGCGTGCGCGTTGTAGTAGTCGACGGTGTGGCGGAGCATGGCGGGGTCGAGGCCGATCTCGGCGGCGAGCTCTTCGATCGTCTCGCCGGTGCCGGCGACGGGCGCGTTCAGGAATGCGGGGCGCTGGTAGTCGTCGTGGCTCACGATCAGGAAGATCGCGCGGCCGAGCTGGCGCAGGGCGTGGTGCGCGAGGCGCGCGTGGTAGACGTCCTCGTTGATGAAGCGCTGGGCCTGGGCGTTCACGAAGATGCCGTAGGTGAGCGAGGCGGGCGGGTAGAAGGGCAGGGTGATGAAGCCCTCGCTCATGTGCAGCAGCGCGGCGCCGACGCCTTGGCCCATGCGGATGCCCGCTCCCGTGTCGCCGGGATTTCCGATCGGGATGTTCCCGGACGCGAGCAGGCGCGGGGCGTGGGTCGCGAGCATTGCGCGGTTCATCGCGAAGCCGCCCGCGCACAGGATCACACCGCGGCGCGCGCGGACATTGCGCTCCTGGCCGTCGATTCGCGCCACCAATCCGTGTACGGCGCCGTCCGCGTCCGCGATCAGCGTCAGCGCGCGGGCGTCGTACTCGACGCGGATCGGGCGCCGCTCGACGTTCGCGGTGAGCACGCCCATCAGCATCGGGCCGCCGTGGTCGCCTTCGACCTGCAGGTTGTGGCCGCGCGGGCAGGGCGCGGCGAGCTCGCGGAACGGCCAGGCCTTCTCGTTTCCGGTGTAGAGCAGGCAGTCGTCGGTGGTCGCCATGATCGCGCGCTGGCGGTACTCGCTGTCTTTGTACTTCGCGCCGAGCGAGACGAGCCAGTCGAAGTGGCCGAGGCTGCCCTCGCAGTAGGCGCGGATCCGCGCTTCGTCGGCGAGCTCGCCCTGCGCGGCCATCAGGAAGTCGAACATCGCCTCGGTCGTGTCGCGGTAGCCGCAGGCGTTCTGCACGCGCGTGCCGCCGCTTCCGCCCATGTAGATCTCGGCGCTCGAGAGCGCCGTCGAGCCGCCGCTCGCGGAGGCGGACTCGAAGATGCACACCACGGCTCCCGCATCCGAAGCCTCGATCGCGGCGCACGCGCCCGCGCCGCCGAAGCCGACGATCGCGACGTCGGTGTCGATGTCCCAGCGCTCGATCTGCTCGAGCCGGCGCGGCCGGGTCGCCAGGGTCTCGGAGTTCTCGCTCATCGTCGCTTCGCCCCTCGCCGTCTGGAGTGTGGCCGGGAAGTGTTGTACCAGCCTTCGCCAGGATGAAGCGATCCGGACTGCGCGCGCTCTCGGTGGCCCTGCTCGGGGGCGCGCTGCTCGCCTGCGCGGCGGTCGGCGTGGGCGTGACCCCGGCCAGGCTCGAGGGCGCGCGCTGGACGCTCGCGAGCCTGGGCGCGGATCGCGCGCCGATCGCCGAGACGCAGACCGAGGCCTATCTCGAGTTCGGCTCCGTGCCGGGCCGGGTGAGCGGATCGGGCGGCTGCAACCGGCTCAGCTGCAGCTACGCGCTTCGCGGCGACGAGATCGAGCTCGGCGCGGTCGCCGCGACGCGCATGGCGTGCGAGCGCGGCATGGACACCGAGGACGCCCTGGGCGCGGCGCTCGACGCGACCGCGAAGTGGGCGATCGTCGACGGAACGCTCGAGCTCCACAGTGCCGATGGCCGCCTGCTCGCGACCTTCACCGGTCGAACACTCTAGAGCGATCTGCACCTCGGAGTGAAACGCTTCACAGCCCGGCCCGCCGCGCGCGGCGAGATTGGGGTCGTCTTCCAAACGCACGACCGCGAGGAGACGATCATGAGCCGCTTCGAGAACATCGCGTTCGCTCTGCTGATGGCGGGCTGGATGCTCCTGGATGGCCTCTACGTCCTGAGCACGATCGCGCTGCCGTAGTCGATCCGCGTAGAATGGGCCGCACGAGGAGACGTGATGGCCCAGGGACGCACGATCGAGACCGGCACCGAACACCTGCTCGCGCG from the Deltaproteobacteria bacterium genome contains:
- a CDS encoding FAD-dependent oxidoreductase, yielding MSENSETLATRPRRLEQIERWDIDTDVAIVGFGGAGACAAIEASDAGAVVCIFESASASGGSTALSSAEIYMGGSGGTRVQNACGYRDTTEAMFDFLMAAQGELADEARIRAYCEGSLGHFDWLVSLGAKYKDSEYRQRAIMATTDDCLLYTGNEKAWPFRELAAPCPRGHNLQVEGDHGGPMLMGVLTANVERRPIRVEYDARALTLIADADGAVHGLVARIDGQERNVRARRGVILCAGGFAMNRAMLATHAPRLLASGNIPIGNPGDTGAGIRMGQGVGAALLHMSEGFITLPFYPPASLTYGIFVNAQAQRFINEDVYHARLAHHALRQLGRAIFLIVSHDDYQRPAFLNAPVAGTGETIEELAAEIGLDPAMLRHTVDYYNAHAARGEDPLFHKSPEWLKPLAPPYAALDCTPGHGALYPYFTLGGLDTLPTGEVLTLDKRPIPGLYAAGRTACGVPRTAAGY
- a CDS encoding META domain-containing protein, whose amino-acid sequence is MKRSGLRALSVALLGGALLACAAVGVGVTPARLEGARWTLASLGADRAPIAETQTEAYLEFGSVPGRVSGSGGCNRLSCSYALRGDEIELGAVAATRMACERGMDTEDALGAALDATAKWAIVDGTLELHSADGRLLATFTGRTL